CTCAATCAATTTCTTTGTGCCTATATTATAAATCTACATTTTCTATatcgaaacaaaagaaaatggcattAAGGTATTGCACGATTCGCTTGAAGATAAATCGTCATCATTTTATGCCTTTTAGTGCTGGTACACAGCTTTCCAGGCCCTTGTCGTTGAGTTCTCTGCGCCTTCAGAGTCCTTTGATGGAAGCCGTTTCCAATGCGAAGAAAGTGGCGGGCAATCCGACGTTCCATTTTCTAGAAACCATAGGCAGCCATGAAATATCCAGCATGGCAATCTACCTGAAAAAGCTGATGGATACTGGACATCCTCTTACAGCCACTGTCGAGTATATTATATATTAGACTATACGTAAAACATATATTGAACAGACTCTGTCTATCACGTTTATATAGTTGTGGACtataatcttttcttttcagacgCTTGATGACGCCGGAAAACGAAACTGATTTGAGTAGAGGCTTAATCGTTTGGCTGGTATCCCAGGCAGCCAAATGCGAGCCGAGTGAAGACATTCTGCCTGAACAGAAAAAACTTGCAGAAATTACGCAAATGATACACACTTCTCACGAGATTCACTCGGGAATAATAAATCTTGAAACTCCAAACGAAGATCTAGAACTCGGCAACAAGCTGGCACTCCTGTGTGGTGATTTCATTCAGTCACGTTCGAGTGTTTATCTGGCAGCCCTTCGAAACCTCAAAGTATATATATTTGCCTATCTGTATTAGAAGTTTCGAAAAGctccgttttttttctcgcgTCGCACATTTGAAAGCCTCTGGTTTCCTACTGCAGATAATGGACCTGTATGGTCAGGCCATTTCGGAATTCAGCGCTTCTGAATTCGTAGAACTAGTCGCTGATGAAAAGCATAGTGAGCTGGATAAATGGAGTcagcaaacaaaaatgaggTACGTCCCCATCATATTAACATTTTCTATGTATTATATGGTAGATAGGCTACAGTACGACGACGACCTTTTGTGTAGATATGGCAGCTTGTTGGCGCATTCGTGTC
This genomic stretch from Daphnia magna isolate NIES linkage group LG10, ASM2063170v1.1, whole genome shotgun sequence harbors:
- the LOC116931687 gene encoding all trans-polyprenyl-diphosphate synthase PDSS2 — translated: MEAVSNAKKVAGNPTFHFLETIGSHEISSMAIYLKKLMDTGHPLTATVERLMTPENETDLSRGLIVWLVSQAAKCEPSEDILPEQKKLAEITQMIHTSHEIHSGIINLETPNEDLELGNKLALLCGDFIQSRSSVYLAALRNLKIMDLYGQAISEFSASEFVELVADEKHSELDKWSQQTKMRYGSLLAHSCQSTLMIGNNTELLLCGKHFGLEIALAWQANVTLQSYKKATNKEEHVLTKVFPGASVQEAVSRFQVVRDNHVDAALKMANEFPKNEAKLALCNIARVLKC